In Temnothorax longispinosus isolate EJ_2023e chromosome 10, Tlon_JGU_v1, whole genome shotgun sequence, a single window of DNA contains:
- the LOC139820352 gene encoding uncharacterized protein isoform X2, giving the protein MHKLTIKAILKQKDADNNWDVVKVKKIFTTTYSSNTSTDTDEEVSKQKQKQKRKEVVLTEFPKAPNASNYLQIDLTTKDNLTRSNSVNSIAPSVSLYEETSTSDSSGQNKHSLPNDDQGMNDVLGINNNNDLPKSIPAYKFLTADEKLEYLCESNALIMSKLNKIIFEKNTKTKCNDKSGTDQKCSTEEIKQAKGSLIYDYFPLKDINAVEEFEKLLKNKTFTVPQAQTLLQLVAKNWKYS; this is encoded by the exons ATGCacaaattaacaattaaagcTATCTTAAAGCAAAAGgatgctgataataattggGATGTAgtcaaagttaaaaaaatatttacaacgaCCT ATTCCTCAAATACCAGTACGGATACGGATGAAGAAGTatcaaaacaaaaacaaaaacaaaaacgaAAAGAAGTTGTTCTGACAGAGTTTCCAAAGGCACCAAATGCCTCCAATTACCTTCAAATTGATTTAACAACTAAAGACAATTTAACCAGATCAAATTCTGTCAATAGTATTGCACCCTCTGTTTCATTGTATGAGGAGACTA GTACAAGTGATAGTAGTGGGCAAAATAAACATTCTCTACCCAATGATGATCAAGGGATGAATGACGTTCtcggtataaataataataatgatttaccGAAAAGTATTCCGGCCTACAAGTTTCTTACTGCTGATGAGAAACTGGAATATTTATGCG aATCAAATGCATTAATAATGAGCAAATTGAACAAgataatatttgagaaaaataccAAGACTAAGTGCAATGATAAATCAGGAACTGATCAAAAATGTTCAACGGAAGAAATTAAACAAGCCAAAGGATctttaatatatgattattttccattaaagGATATAAATGCTGTAGAAGAATTTGAAAAACTGTTAAAGAATAAAACGTTTACTGTACCTCAa GCACAAACGTTATTACAACTGGTGGCAAAAAATTGGAagtattcataa
- the LOC139820352 gene encoding uncharacterized protein isoform X1, with protein MHKLTIKAILKQKDADNNWDVVKVKKIFTTTYSSNTSTDTDEEVSKQKQKQKRKEVVLTEFPKAPNASNYLQIDLTTKDNLTRSNSVNSIAPSVSLYEETSTSDSSGQNKHSLPNDDQGMNDVLGINNNNDLPKSIPAYKFLTADEKLEYLCESNALIMSKLNKIIFEKNTKTKCNDKSGTDQKCSTEEIKQAKGSLIYDYFPLKDINAVEEFEKLLKNKTFTVPQVAQTLLQLVAKNWKYS; from the exons ATGCacaaattaacaattaaagcTATCTTAAAGCAAAAGgatgctgataataattggGATGTAgtcaaagttaaaaaaatatttacaacgaCCT ATTCCTCAAATACCAGTACGGATACGGATGAAGAAGTatcaaaacaaaaacaaaaacaaaaacgaAAAGAAGTTGTTCTGACAGAGTTTCCAAAGGCACCAAATGCCTCCAATTACCTTCAAATTGATTTAACAACTAAAGACAATTTAACCAGATCAAATTCTGTCAATAGTATTGCACCCTCTGTTTCATTGTATGAGGAGACTA GTACAAGTGATAGTAGTGGGCAAAATAAACATTCTCTACCCAATGATGATCAAGGGATGAATGACGTTCtcggtataaataataataatgatttaccGAAAAGTATTCCGGCCTACAAGTTTCTTACTGCTGATGAGAAACTGGAATATTTATGCG aATCAAATGCATTAATAATGAGCAAATTGAACAAgataatatttgagaaaaataccAAGACTAAGTGCAATGATAAATCAGGAACTGATCAAAAATGTTCAACGGAAGAAATTAAACAAGCCAAAGGATctttaatatatgattattttccattaaagGATATAAATGCTGTAGAAGAATTTGAAAAACTGTTAAAGAATAAAACGTTTACTGTACCTCAagta GCACAAACGTTATTACAACTGGTGGCAAAAAATTGGAagtattcataa